The genomic region TCGCAATTGTGGCCATTTGAAATAAAATAGTATTTTTAGAATCCAACTAACAAAAACCTAAGCCGACAAATCCGAATACGTACAACCACAACTGACGATTATTCGAAACCGTTGGCAATAATTATGATATGAAGAAATTTATAATTTTACTACAAATATTGACGGCTTCATTTACCTATTCTCAAAGCGATCTTAAAGGTAAGTTTTGTAGCTCATTAAATGGAGTATTCAATTCAACCTGTATTGAGTTTCAAGAAAATACCAAATTTAAATTTTACACTTATGGCTGTTTGGGAATGGAGAGTACTGGAATCGGAGATTTTAGTTTTAAATCTAATAAACTTATTTTAAAATTTGATAAGTTGGCAACGAGTCAAAAAAGTCAAATTGAAATTGAAAATGTTCATAATCAAAATAAGAAAGACTCAATAAAATTACACTTTGAGATTTTAGATGGAAATCTAAACATGAGACCACTTCCAGCTAACATTTTATTAGGGTCAGATTCTTTCGACTTAATGAAAGCTTATCAAGCAAATGAAGATGGGGAAGCAATAATCTCAAAGGGGCGTAGCTCAAAAAAAGAAAAATATAAGATTCTATTTGTAGGCTATGAAATATTTGAGTTCGAGTTGTCTAACTCTTCATCTAAAAATATAGAGATTGTACTGGAATCACAAGGTCCAAGAATTATTTCTAATAAAGTTTACGAGTATGATATAGAAGAAGTAAAGGAAAATTTAATAATCCTAAAAGATGGTAATAGATTCAAGAGATCGAAATCATAACAATTGCCAACATCGGTTCATCACAAATAACGGGTATTTCCGAAAAAGTGTAATTTTAGAAACCAAGAGAGAAAATAGTTAATCCGACAAGTCCGCATCCTTACTCCCGCAACTTGCGATAACCGTAACCGTTGGCAACAATATTTTCAAGAAAAATTTGTATTTGATTCGATTTTGATGCAATTTTACATCAAACAATTAAGCTATGTCAAGACAAAGTATTTCATTCACAAAGGCAAACGATGAGTGGCTAAAATCACAAGTTGATAATCAAGAATATTCTAGCAAAAGTGAATTGGTGAACGACTTGATAAGACAAGCTCGTAATCAACAAATTCAAATAGATTATATAAAAAATAAAATTGAAAAAGCTGAGAAAAGTGGATTTACTACAGATAGTAAAGAACAAATATTAGCTCAATCGAAATCTATACTTAATGAGTAATTACAAATTAAGTAATGTTGCTAAAGAAGATTTAATTAGAATACACCAATTTGGAGTAAAAAGATTTGGAGAAACTCAAGCCGACAAATATTTTAATAGATTTTTCGAATATTTCAATTTGATTGCCGAACAACCTTTTTCGTTTGAATCTGTTGATTTTATAAACCCTGGATATAGAAGATGTGTTTGCGGATCAGACTCAATTTATTATAGAATAGAAAATAATATTGTTGAGATAATGACCATTATTGGCAGACAAGATCTTAGTAATATTTAATCAAGATATTGGAAGAAAATACGGTTGCCAACAACGTATATCGCAAATGGCGGGTTTAATAGAAAAGTACTAAATTAGTTTCCATAAGAAATAAAATCGCTAAGCCGACAAATACGCATCCATAAGTCCGCGCCACTTGTCGATATACGAGACCGTTGTGTGCAATCAGATAATTCAGTTGGTGAAGAAAAATATTTACATAAAACAACAGAATCACACTAAACTGTATATCCTGCCAAAGGATCAGATAGTTTTTGAATCAAACTTAAAAGAACATAATATTCCGTTCTATTCCGACCAGAATATTCAACCTTACACAGATACCGGAATAAGATATTTTGTTCTTGATTCTGACAGATATAAAATTGATCAACTTTTAAAAGACAAAGAAATCATAGCAAGTACAGAAACGATTCCAAGCTATGATTACAGGGATCAAAAGAAAATTGGAACAATTTCAATAATTGTAGTTAGTATTGTAATTATATTAACTTTAATAATACTTTACTTATAATGAGTTTTGGAGCTGGACACGTTCAGGATATGAATAATCGATTAAAACAGAATCGAGCAAATAAACCTTCTAAAAGAGCAAAATTCAAAGAAAATTATAGAGAGGGAATCTACTCCAAAAAACAAGAATCTGATAGAATTAAATTTCACCAGGTTCCTAAAGAAAAGTTAGAAAAAATAATAGAATCTATTAAAATAAAATCAAGAAGTGAAAATCAAAAACAGATTAAAATTCTAGTAATTTCATTAATCATAACTATAATAATAATGATTGCGGTTTTTAGCTTTTAATCCGTAAAGACTGCACACAACAACGGCTCATCGCAAATAACGGGTAGTTGATTGAAAATGGTTATTTTAGAGACCAATTATTAAAAGAACTAATCCGACAAATCCGCATCCTTACTCCCGCAACTTGCGATAGCCGGGACCGTTGTACACAAGTGCTCAATAAGGTTTCGAACTTTAAAATTTAAAAAATGAAATATATAATTTTCCTTTTTTTCATAATAACATTCACTTTAAAAGATAAGAAAAGTGAAAATCAAAATAATGAAAATGAATGTTTAGTGGAGTTGACTATTGATGGAAAAGGAAAAGTATTGTATGATAAAAATATAGTTTCAGATAAAGAAATTTCTGAGATTATTACGGAGAAAATAGAGGAATGTAAATCTAGCTACCGAGTGAAAATTTCTTCTAAAATGATCTTAAATTATAAAGAGAATTATAAAGATTTAGCAGATATAATATTGAAGTCAGTTGAAGACTTCCAATCAAAATATTCTTTAAATAAATTTAAAAAACCTTTGGATTCGCTATCAAATAAACAATTCCAAGAAGTACAAGCAATTTATCCCAATGAAATTATTGCTGATTTTTGCTGTAAGGATTAATAATTAGATTACTGTTTTCGCACCAGTGCACAACAACGGTTAATCGCCAATAAGCGGTAGCTAAAGAAAGAAAATAATTAACTTGACCAACAAACCAATACTAAGCCGACAAGTCCGCGTCCTTAATCCCGCAACTTGCGATAACCGTAACCGTTGTAAACAAGGGCTACAAGAAAATTATTTTTTTAAAGATTTGCAATTCGATAAATCTTATTAAGATTATTAATAATTTGACGTAAAATTTAACGCTATGAAACCGTACATCTATTTGATTTTAATTTTCTCTTTCATTACAATTAGTTCCTGTTCTAAACCAGATGAATGTGAAAATCCAATAGATTGTTTACCTCAAATTACTCAAATCGGGGCGCAGACTTTTGGTTGTCTCATCAACAATGAACCATTTAAGCCTGGAGGTTCCCAGCTAAGCGGACCTACTTTACAAATAGATTATACATTAATTGATGGTCAATATATTTTTAATCTATCCGGAGATAATAAAAAAAGTAACAAGGCTATAGTAATCAGTATAAGAGGAGAAGAACTGCAAGAGAACACAAAATATACACTTTCCAAATATGAAAGAGATTCAAATTTTGGAGAGTATTTAAAATCGGGATCCGATCATCGTACAGATTCTATACATACTGGTGAATTACATATATCGCAATTAGATTTAGTTGACGGAATAGTTTCTGGAACATTTTGGTTCGATGCTATTAATGATAACAACGAAATAGTTGAAATACGTGAAGGGCGATTTGACTTAAAATTATAAATACGATAATTTTAATAAAGATAGTCTTGAAAGATTTAAGATCATTTGTAGTATTCGCCCCAGTTTACAACAACGGTTAATCGCCAATAGACGGCAGCGTTAGAAAGAAAATAATTATCTTGACCAACAAACCAATACTAAGCCGACAAATCCGCGTCCCCTACTCCGCCAACTGGCGATAACCGAAACCGTTATGTATTATGCCAAAACTTGAAAAACCCACTATGAAAAAACTTATTATCGCCCTCACACTACTCTTTATCAATCCTTTATTTAGCCAGGATGAAGAATTTAAATCTATTGACACAAAAGAACAGAATGATCAGTGGAACACTAAATTTAAAACTGAAAATTTAGAACAGCAGATTAAATTAATCCAAGAAAGGATTCTATCTGATTCTAATATCTTCTACACTCCGACAAATGCTCACGGCGAAACTCAATTGCCTGACGGCTTTCAAAGCACCACGCAATACAGACCGCTATATATCTTAAAATCGCAGAACTCAGAGCCAATATTATTGGAAAGCAATATGTCCATAGAGAGAGTTACTTTGATTAATTCGCATCTAACCAAAAATAACGTTGAGAACATATCCTTTTCAAACGATATGAAATCACAATCTCTTTACGGAGCTAGGGCAAAAAGCGGACTTATAACTATAAATTTTTCGGATGAAAAAGTACTGGAAAAATTAGCTACTAAAGAAAGATAATTCTGCAATGGCACAATACATAACAACGGTTAATCGCCAATAAGCGGCACCGCTAGAAAGAAAATAATTAACTTGACCAACAAACCAATATTAAGCCGACAAATCCGCGTCCCTTACTCCGCCAACTGGCGATAACCGAGACCGTTATATGCTATATTTTATGAGAGATTCGAACTTACTATTTCTTTTATTTTTTCTTCCTATTATCAATTCGTTCGCCCAAAACGAATCTAATTTTGATCATTTTGTGATGTCCGAAATTGGAAAAATTAATAACAATAAAACCTTAGATTCCGTTGCTGTAACTCAAGATACCATCAACGAAAAAAGACCATATAGACTGGAAATATTTTTTGGTGAGGATGATAAGAATAAGAAGCTAGTTCTAATGACCGAAAAAGCTATTCTACCTGATTTCCCTGGTGGCAGAAATGTATCAAATGGAGAGAGATTTTGGGAAATCGAAATTATTAATAGGGATCTCTGGATTAAACACGAACTATTACGTGGGCATTTTGAACATAAATTCCAATATAGGGACGGAAAATTTAAATTAATGGAATATAATTCTGTAGCATCAGATGGACGAGGTAAGATCTTTTATCAAAATCTCGATTTCCTAACTGGAATCCGCAGAACTCAAACTGACAGTTATAAGCAAGATAAAGTTTTAAAGAAGGAAGAAGAATTTATCAAAATTGAAGGGAAACCCGATTTGTCTAATTTTGAACCTAAATCAAATAGATACTTTTAAAACACAGCATATAACAACGGTTAATCGCCAATAAGCGGTAGCTAAAGAAAGAAAATAATTAACTTGACCAACAAACCAATACTAAGCCGACAAATCCGCGTCCCTTACTCCGCCAACTGGCGATAACCGAAACCGTTGTAAACAATTTTTAAGCGAGATTTTTATGAGAAAAGAATTGAAATTTTTATTTATAACGTTGTTTTTTTCAACAGTTTCAATAAGCATAAGTGCTCAAAATTCGAAAACCTATAAGCTCAAGGCAGATTTTGAATATCCTTCAGAAAAAGAGAAGTATGAAATGTGGGTTTTCCAAGGGATTAAAAAATTGAATTATACACTTGAAAATGATTCAACTTTAATAAATAAAGATTTTAAAATAATAATAAGGGAATATGAAAATGGAAAATTAAAACAGGAAACTTTAGTTATAGATACAAAAGATGAACCTAGACTTCCTAAAATAAATTCTGACTTTGGATTCAATTTATACGCTCAAAATCTATTAAATTATGAAAAAGTTGCCTTTATTTTTGATAGATTTTCAAACAAGAAATCATTCAAAATAAAAGAAATCTTTAATGATGGGGATTTTAGTTTAAGACAAATAAATGTTGGACAAGATCATCTCAATTTTAGACTAAATGAACCTTTTCAGATAGCATTGATTACACCGCCAAACAGAAACCCAAGCAATGGTGAATTGGGATATTGCCAAGTATCTCAAGGAGGTATTGAAATTGATAAATGGTACGATCAATATAAAATCCCACAGTTTTTTCTAGTTTACCTTGAGATAGGATAAAAACTGTTTACAACAACGGTTCATCACCAATAAGCGGCAGCTTTAGAAAGAAGATAATTAACTTGACCAACAAACCAATACTAAGCCGACAAATCCGCGTTCCTTGCTCCGCCAACTGGCGATAACCGGGACCGTTGGCAGCAAGCATTAAAAATTTCATTATGAAAAAACTTATAATATTATTTCTATTTCTATCAACCAATATCACCGCTCAGGAATTGACCGGTACATGGAATGTCACATCTTATGAAGACGAGATTGTATATTATAATCAAACGACAGATTCAATTTATTATAAAGATGAATCTAGAAAGACAGAAGCGGAGAATTTTAGAAAAATGTTTGAAATGATGATTCTACCTGTTACTTATACCTTTAAAGATAATAATGAATACGAAATGCTTCATCCAATGTTGGCGGAAATTAAAGGAACTTACGAAATAGATAGAAATAATAATTACGTCATATTATCAGAAAAAAATACAATGAATGATACATTACCATTTTCTATGAGTAATGAAATTTTGTATCTCAGAATGAAAATGGAAGAAGGATTTATGAAAATTGGATTAAAAAAATAGTTTCTCTTTAAAAACTAAGGGTTTAAATGTATTCAAGAAGATTATTACTAAATGCCAGCTGCCAACATCGGTTAATCGCCAATAAGCGGCACAATAAGTAAGAAAATAATTATCTTGACCAACAAACCAATACTAAGCTGACAAATCCGCGTCCCTTACTCCGCCAACTGGCGATAACCGAGACCGTTGGCGATCATTCTTTAGAAAGTTTCAGTTTCCATAACTTTTTATATTTTTATGCAAATTATAAAATTAATGGATAATCAAGAAAGGGAACGAATTTTAAATAATGCCAAGGATTTTTTCAGAGAACAAATTGTTGAATCTCACATTGATCGTGCTTGCAAAAGAGCTAGCAGTTTAAAAGAATACAACGTAAATCCATTTTTATTTAAATACTTAGCAAATTTTCTAACCGGGAATGACGATCCATACAGCATTGCAAAAGCATTAGTACTTCCAAGAGTTTTAGGATCTTCCATTACCACATCATTTGGAATGAAAATACAAAGTTTAATTAGTTCATTATTTGAAGGACTTGGTTCGACTACACAAGGAATCGATATTGAATTTATTGATGCAATTGATGGAAGGAAAAAATACTGTCAATTAAAAGCTGGCCCAAATACTATAAACCATGATGATGTTACAACAATTGTAAACCATTTTAATGGTGTTAGAAATTTAGCGAGAACCAACAATTTAAATGTTGGTATTCATGACATGATTGTTGGAGTAGTATATGGTGACGCTAGTGAATTAAGTTCACATTACAACAGAATTAACGAAAATTATCCAGTTTATATTGGACAAGATTTTTGGCATAGATTGACGGGAAAAGAGGATTTTTATCTTGATTTAATAGACGCGATTGGTGATGTAGCACTTGAAGTCGATGCCAGCCAAGTAATTGAGGCTACTATTAAAAAATTAGAAATTGAAATAGCTGAAAAATACCAATAGCTAATTGTTCTTAGCTTGGTAATATTTATTTAAAAATTTAATCACCGAATATCCTATTTCCTCTCCCAAATTTACAGGAACGGCATTACCAATTTGTTTATATTGTTGAGCAGTGGAACCAACAAATTTCCAGTCATCAGGAAATGTTTGAATTCTAGCATATTCTCTAACTGTAAATGGTCTAGTTTCATCAGGATGACATCTTTCAGTTTGTTTTTGGGCAGGACTACAAGTCAAAGTCAAACTAGGTTCATCCCAACCAATTCTTCTGGCCATACCCGTTTTACCTCCACCGAGATAAAAACTTCCTCCCATATATTCCTTTTGTAAATCCAAAGGTAAATCTCGCCAATAACCTTTCGGTGGAACTAAATCAAGAACCTTTTTCTTATATTCAGGATACTTTGCACCATCAGAATTAGGAACATCTTTATCAAACAAGTCTCCTTTTTTTAAGGCATCTTTTAAATTATAAACTTTATTATGCTTTTTTGGATATTCATAGGCAATATCAATATCCTTTCTTACTCCAACTAAAATTAATCTTTCTCGCTTTTGAGGAACTCTGTAATTAATAGCTTTTAAAACTTCAACTGGAACAACTTTATAACCTATTTCATCCAAAATTGAAATCATGCCTTTCAAAGTCTTTCCTTTATCATGGCTTAAAAGCCCTCGAACATTTTCTCCGATGCATATAGAAGGTTGCACTTCCTTAACTACCCTAGCAAATTCATAAAACAAAGTACCTCGAGCATCTTCTAAACCTAATTTTTTCCCAGCATAACTAAAAGCTTGACAAGGAAATCCACCAGTTACTATATCCGCTTTATTCTTGTATTCCCTAAAATCAAAAGATTTTATATCGCCTTCCAAAACATTCCAATTTGGTCGATTCGTTCTTAGAGTTTTGCAGGCCCATTTATCGATTTCATTTAAGGCAACACATTTTAAACCTGATTTTTCCATTCCGATAGCTAAACCACCTGCGCCAGCAAATAGTTCTAAAACTGTAAATTGATCCAAAGGTTCTACGTAATTGGAGATATTATCTTCAAAATTTTCATCAAACAACTTTCCCATTAAATTTTCAATATCGTCTTTTCGATAAACACGATAGTTAGATACGGGTTCCCTAACAGCATTTAAAATACCTTCATTATCCCATCTTCGTAAAGTTTCTTTACTTTTACCAATAATCTCTGCTGTCTCTGAAAGTGATAAATAATTCTCCATAACCAAGTTAGTTAACCTTATACATTGGTTACAAATTTAAATTAAAAAATTTACTACGCAATTAAAATAAAATAAAAGAACGAATCGCCAACAACGTATATCGCAAATGGCGTGTTTAATAGAAAAGAACTAAATTAGATTCCATAATAAACAAAATCGTTACGCCGACAAATCCGCATCCATAATTCCACGCCACTTGTCGATATACGAGACCGTTGTAGCCAATATTTGCAGTGTGATTGCGATTAATATAATAACTACATGAATATTAAGAATCTTATACTTTTAACCCTAATTGCTCTCTTATCATCTTGTGATACTAGCACTGATAAAAAGAACGCAAAAATTGATACTTTCGACAAAGTATTTATCGATAGTCTCGTTCCCATGGCTGATAAAAATTATTCTGTTTTTTACGCAAAAATAAAGGGAAACTCAAATGACTCAATCAGACTGAATATCAGTTCGGATAAAACTGAAGATGAAAAATTTGATTATTACTTCATCGGTGATTTTGAAAAAGAAATACGCATGGACTATTATGGCGAATCAAAAAAATATATAAAGTTAGATCCGTATAAAGCTACAGATGGAAAATTGGAGTTAGATTATCAATTGTAATTTTATTGCAAACACTGGCAACAACAACGGTTAATCGCCAATTGACGGCACCGTTAGAAAGAAAATAATTAACTTGACCAACAAACCTTTACTAAGCCGACAAATCCGCGTCCCTTACTCCGCCAACTGGCGATAACCGAGACCGTTGGCATTAATACTTAAATAGAGAAAATTTAATTTTGAAATCTGATTTAAAGTAATAACTTTGTATTTACAAAAATAAAAGTTATGGAAACTTCAATCATACAAATTGGAAATTCAAAAGGACTTCGTTTAAGCAAAACGATTCTTGAGAAATATCATATAAA from Christiangramia sp. OXR-203 harbors:
- a CDS encoding ribbon-helix-helix domain-containing protein, producing MSRQSISFTKANDEWLKSQVDNQEYSSKSELVNDLIRQARNQQIQIDYIKNKIEKAEKSGFTTDSKEQILAQSKSILNE
- a CDS encoding type II toxin-antitoxin system RelE/ParE family toxin, producing MSNYKLSNVAKEDLIRIHQFGVKRFGETQADKYFNRFFEYFNLIAEQPFSFESVDFINPGYRRCVCGSDSIYYRIENNIVEIMTIIGRQDLSNI
- a CDS encoding DUF6252 family protein; this encodes MKPYIYLILIFSFITISSCSKPDECENPIDCLPQITQIGAQTFGCLINNEPFKPGGSQLSGPTLQIDYTLIDGQYIFNLSGDNKKSNKAIVISIRGEELQENTKYTLSKYERDSNFGEYLKSGSDHRTDSIHTGELHISQLDLVDGIVSGTFWFDAINDNNEIVEIREGRFDLKL
- a CDS encoding PmeII family type II restriction endonuclease is translated as MDNQERERILNNAKDFFREQIVESHIDRACKRASSLKEYNVNPFLFKYLANFLTGNDDPYSIAKALVLPRVLGSSITTSFGMKIQSLISSLFEGLGSTTQGIDIEFIDAIDGRKKYCQLKAGPNTINHDDVTTIVNHFNGVRNLARTNNLNVGIHDMIVGVVYGDASELSSHYNRINENYPVYIGQDFWHRLTGKEDFYLDLIDAIGDVALEVDASQVIEATIKKLEIEIAEKYQ
- the dcm gene encoding DNA (cytosine-5-)-methyltransferase produces the protein MENYLSLSETAEIIGKSKETLRRWDNEGILNAVREPVSNYRVYRKDDIENLMGKLFDENFEDNISNYVEPLDQFTVLELFAGAGGLAIGMEKSGLKCVALNEIDKWACKTLRTNRPNWNVLEGDIKSFDFREYKNKADIVTGGFPCQAFSYAGKKLGLEDARGTLFYEFARVVKEVQPSICIGENVRGLLSHDKGKTLKGMISILDEIGYKVVPVEVLKAINYRVPQKRERLILVGVRKDIDIAYEYPKKHNKVYNLKDALKKGDLFDKDVPNSDGAKYPEYKKKVLDLVPPKGYWRDLPLDLQKEYMGGSFYLGGGKTGMARRIGWDEPSLTLTCSPAQKQTERCHPDETRPFTVREYARIQTFPDDWKFVGSTAQQYKQIGNAVPVNLGEEIGYSVIKFLNKYYQAKNN